The following are encoded in a window of Sinorhizobium sojae CCBAU 05684 genomic DNA:
- the rpsI gene encoding 30S ribosomal protein S9: MADLSALKEIATTAEPAAPVHVKKVDAQGRSYATGKRKDAVARVWVKAGSGKITVNGKPFSAYFARPVLQMILQQPIVAAARDGQFDVDATVAGGGLSGQAGAVRHGIAKALTYFEPGLRSVLKRGGFLTRDSRVVERKKYGRAKARRSFQFSKR, translated from the coding sequence ATGGCTGACCTTTCCGCTCTCAAGGAAATCGCCACGACGGCGGAACCGGCCGCTCCGGTTCACGTGAAGAAGGTCGACGCGCAGGGCCGTTCCTACGCGACCGGCAAGCGCAAGGACGCCGTTGCCCGCGTTTGGGTCAAGGCCGGCTCCGGCAAGATCACTGTCAACGGCAAGCCGTTCTCGGCTTACTTCGCCCGTCCGGTCCTGCAGATGATCCTGCAGCAGCCGATCGTCGCCGCTGCCCGTGACGGCCAGTTCGACGTCGACGCAACCGTTGCCGGCGGCGGCCTCTCCGGCCAGGCCGGCGCCGTTCGCCACGGCATCGCCAAGGCGCTGACCTACTTCGAACCGGGCCTGCGCTCCGTTCTGAAGCGTGGCGGCTTCCTCACCCGCGACAGCCGCGTGGTCGAGCGCAAGAAGTACGGCCGTGCAAAGGCACGCCGTTCGTTCCAGTTCTCCAAGCGTTGA
- a CDS encoding TRAP transporter large permease, translating to MTALLIFAILAILLITGMPVSIALGLTVFAFLFGFTNIPMDSIALKLFTGIEKFEIMAIPFFILAGNFLTHGGVAKRMIRFATSMVGHWYGGMGLASVLACALFAAISGSSPATVMAVGSILIPAMVRQGYPPQFGVGAVATAGGLGILIPPSIVMVMYAVATSGMVVTGPNGEQVMSASIGTLFMAGVIPGLMLATMLGATTTYRAWKNDYPRMPRAPWSERVKAFRQSVWGLMLIVIIMGGIYGGIFTPTEAAAVSAVYAFVVAVWVYKDISLREVPKVLLASAGMSAMLLYIITNAVMFAFILTSEQIPQMLSAWIVDFGFGKIGFLLMVNVILLLIGMVMEPSAIVLIMAPILYPVAVKLGVDPVHFGIMLVVNMEIGLCTPPVGLNLYVASALSKLGLTEVTRASWPWLLTALCFLVVLTYVPEISLALPRFLGLN from the coding sequence ATGACCGCGCTTCTGATCTTTGCGATCCTTGCAATCCTGCTCATCACCGGCATGCCCGTCTCCATCGCGCTGGGGCTGACGGTCTTCGCCTTCCTCTTCGGTTTCACCAATATCCCGATGGACTCGATCGCCTTGAAGCTGTTCACGGGCATCGAGAAATTCGAGATCATGGCGATCCCGTTCTTCATCCTGGCGGGTAACTTCCTCACCCATGGCGGGGTCGCCAAGCGGATGATCCGATTCGCGACCTCGATGGTGGGTCACTGGTATGGCGGCATGGGGCTCGCCTCGGTGCTGGCCTGCGCCCTCTTTGCAGCGATCTCCGGCTCGTCGCCGGCCACGGTCATGGCTGTCGGTTCCATCCTGATCCCGGCCATGGTCCGGCAGGGCTATCCGCCGCAGTTCGGCGTCGGCGCGGTCGCGACGGCCGGCGGTCTCGGCATCCTGATCCCGCCGTCCATCGTCATGGTCATGTATGCCGTCGCCACGTCCGGCATGGTGGTCACCGGCCCGAATGGCGAACAGGTCATGTCCGCCTCGATCGGTACCCTGTTCATGGCGGGTGTCATTCCCGGACTGATGCTGGCAACGATGCTCGGCGCCACGACCACCTATCGCGCCTGGAAGAACGACTATCCACGCATGCCGCGGGCCCCGTGGAGCGAGCGGGTGAAGGCCTTCCGCCAAAGCGTCTGGGGTTTGATGCTGATCGTGATCATCATGGGCGGGATATACGGCGGCATCTTCACGCCGACCGAGGCAGCGGCGGTGTCGGCCGTCTATGCCTTCGTCGTCGCGGTCTGGGTCTACAAGGACATCAGCCTGCGCGAGGTGCCGAAGGTGCTGCTCGCCTCCGCCGGCATGTCGGCGATGCTGCTCTACATCATCACCAATGCCGTCATGTTCGCCTTCATCCTGACCTCGGAGCAGATCCCGCAGATGCTTTCGGCCTGGATCGTCGATTTTGGCTTCGGCAAAATCGGCTTTCTGCTCATGGTCAACGTGATCCTGCTCCTGATCGGTATGGTGATGGAGCCCTCGGCGATCGTTCTGATCATGGCGCCGATCCTCTATCCGGTCGCCGTCAAGCTCGGTGTCGATCCGGTTCACTTCGGCATCATGCTGGTCGTCAATATGGAGATCGGCCTTTGCACGCCACCGGTCGGCCTCAATCTCTACGTCGCTTCTGCGCTCTCGAAGCTGGGTCTGACGGAAGTGACGAGGGCAAGCTGGCCCTGGCTGCTGACGGCGCTCTGCTTCCTGGTGGTGTTGACTTATGTCCCGGAAATCTCGCTTGCCCTCCCGCGGTTCCTGGGTCTGAATTGA
- a CDS encoding TRAP transporter substrate-binding protein — protein sequence MLTRRTFARLAGAAALALTVAMPAWAEPVVIKFSHVVAPDTPKGKGADKFKELAEKYTDGAVKVEVYPNSQLYKDKEELEALQLGAVQMLAPSLAKFGPLGVQQFEVFDLPFLMNGYDDLRKITDGEIGKSLLSKLEDKGIIGLAYWDNGFKVMSANSPLRTPDDFLGLKMRIQSSKILEAQMQALGAVPQVMAFSEVYQALQTGVVDGTENPPSNMYTQKMHEVQKHATISNHGYLGYAVIVNKAFWEGLDPAIREKLSQAMAESTDYANSIAKQENEAALAAMKAAGKTEFHELTEDERAEWVEALKPVYEEMSGRVGADLIEQVGSTLGTTN from the coding sequence ATGCTGACACGTCGTACTTTCGCCAGATTGGCCGGGGCTGCTGCCCTTGCGCTCACCGTTGCGATGCCCGCCTGGGCCGAGCCGGTCGTCATCAAGTTCAGCCATGTCGTCGCGCCGGATACGCCGAAAGGCAAGGGGGCGGACAAGTTCAAGGAGCTTGCGGAAAAATATACCGACGGCGCGGTGAAGGTGGAGGTCTACCCGAACAGCCAGCTTTACAAGGACAAGGAAGAGCTGGAGGCATTGCAACTCGGCGCCGTGCAGATGCTCGCCCCTTCGCTTGCCAAATTCGGGCCGCTCGGCGTGCAGCAATTCGAGGTCTTCGATCTGCCCTTCCTGATGAACGGCTATGACGATCTTCGCAAGATCACCGACGGCGAGATCGGTAAGTCGTTGCTGTCGAAGCTCGAGGACAAGGGCATCATCGGCCTTGCCTACTGGGACAACGGCTTCAAGGTCATGTCCGCCAACTCGCCGCTGCGCACGCCCGACGATTTCCTGGGCCTTAAGATGCGCATCCAGTCATCGAAGATTCTGGAGGCGCAGATGCAGGCACTCGGCGCCGTTCCGCAGGTGATGGCGTTCTCGGAAGTCTACCAGGCGCTCCAGACCGGCGTCGTCGACGGCACGGAAAACCCGCCATCGAACATGTACACCCAGAAGATGCATGAGGTGCAGAAGCACGCCACGATTTCCAATCACGGCTATCTCGGCTATGCGGTCATCGTCAACAAGGCCTTCTGGGAGGGCCTCGACCCGGCGATCCGGGAGAAGCTTTCGCAGGCGATGGCAGAGTCGACGGACTATGCGAACTCCATCGCCAAGCAGGAAAACGAGGCTGCGCTTGCTGCCATGAAGGCGGCCGGGAAGACGGAATTTCATGAATTGACCGAGGATGAGCGTGCCGAATGGGTCGAGGCCCTGAAGCCGGTCTATGAAGAGATGTCCGGGCGTGTCGGCGCCGATCTGATCGAACAGGTCGGCAGCACTCTCGGTACCACCAACTGA
- a CDS encoding O-acetylhomoserine aminocarboxypropyltransferase, which produces MNAGPGFSTLAVHAGAQPDPTTGARATPIYQTTSFVFNDADHAAALFGLQQFGNIYTRIMNPTQAVLEERIAALEGGTAALAVASGHAAQLLVFHTIMSPGDNFVAARQLYGGSVNQFGQAFKSFDWQVRWADGTDPQSFEAQIDERTKAIFIESLANPGGIFVDIAAIADVARRHALPLIVDNTMATPYLVRPLEHGADIVVHSLTKFIGGHGNSMGGILVDGGTFDWSKSGKYPLLSEPRPEYGGIVLHQAFGNFAFAVAARVLGLRDFGPAISPMNAFLIQTGVETLPLRMQRHCDNALAVAKWLRAQEKVSWVRYAGLDGDPNRALQQRYSPKGAGAVFTFGLKDGYEAGKRFVEALEMFSHLANIGDTRSLVIHPASTTHRQLTPEQQVAAGAGPDVVRLSIGIEDVDDIIADLHQAMAKA; this is translated from the coding sequence ATGAATGCCGGACCCGGCTTCAGTACGCTGGCCGTTCATGCGGGAGCCCAGCCCGACCCGACGACCGGCGCGCGCGCGACGCCGATCTACCAGACGACGAGTTTCGTCTTCAACGATGCGGATCACGCGGCGGCACTCTTCGGCCTTCAGCAATTCGGCAATATCTACACCCGCATCATGAATCCGACGCAGGCGGTGCTGGAGGAGCGGATCGCCGCGCTTGAAGGCGGCACGGCGGCGCTCGCCGTCGCCTCGGGTCATGCCGCCCAGCTTCTCGTTTTCCATACCATCATGAGCCCGGGCGACAACTTCGTCGCGGCCCGGCAGCTCTATGGCGGTTCCGTCAACCAGTTCGGCCAGGCCTTCAAGTCCTTCGACTGGCAGGTCCGCTGGGCGGACGGCACCGATCCGCAAAGCTTCGAGGCGCAGATCGACGAGCGGACGAAGGCGATCTTCATCGAGAGCCTCGCCAATCCGGGCGGCATCTTCGTCGATATCGCGGCGATTGCCGACGTCGCCCGGCGGCACGCACTGCCGCTGATCGTCGACAATACGATGGCGACACCATATCTCGTTCGGCCGCTGGAGCACGGGGCGGACATCGTCGTCCATTCGCTGACCAAGTTCATCGGCGGCCATGGCAACTCGATGGGCGGCATCCTTGTCGACGGCGGTACCTTCGATTGGTCGAAATCAGGAAAATATCCGCTGCTTTCCGAGCCACGTCCGGAATATGGCGGCATCGTCCTGCACCAGGCGTTCGGCAACTTCGCCTTCGCCGTTGCGGCACGTGTGCTGGGGCTCAGGGATTTCGGGCCGGCGATCTCGCCCATGAACGCCTTCCTGATCCAGACGGGCGTCGAGACGCTGCCGCTGAGGATGCAGCGCCACTGCGACAATGCGCTGGCGGTGGCCAAATGGCTGAGGGCGCAGGAAAAGGTCTCCTGGGTCCGCTATGCCGGGCTCGATGGCGATCCGAACCGTGCGCTTCAGCAGCGCTACTCACCGAAGGGCGCGGGCGCCGTCTTCACGTTCGGGCTCAAGGACGGATACGAGGCGGGCAAGCGCTTCGTCGAAGCCCTCGAGATGTTCTCTCATCTCGCCAATATCGGCGACACGCGCTCGCTCGTCATTCACCCGGCCTCGACCACCCATCGGCAGCTCACGCCGGAACAGCAGGTCGCTGCCGGTGCCGGTCCCGACGTCGTCCGCCTTTCGATCGGCATCGAGGACGTCGACGACATCATTGCCGACCTGCATCAGGCGATGGCGAAGGCCTGA
- the argC gene encoding N-acetyl-gamma-glutamyl-phosphate reductase — protein sequence MKPKIFIDGEHGTTGLQIRARMAGRSDVELLSIPEAERRNAAMREDLLNSADIAILCLPDDASREAVAMVAGNNRVRIIDTSTAHRIAPDWAYGFAEMDNAQPEKIRGARHVANPGCYPTGAIGVVRPLRQAGILPDGYPITVNAVSGYTGGGKQMIAQMEDKQHPDHISAPHFLYGLPLKHKHVPEMKMHGLLERAPVFSPSVGNFPQGMIVQVPLYLEELAAGATLESIHAALVEHYAGQSIVEVVPLEESAKLPRIDATELAGKDTMKLFVFGTSGGAHVNLVALLDNLGKGASGAAVQNMDLMLSA from the coding sequence ATGAAACCGAAGATCTTCATCGATGGCGAACACGGCACGACGGGCCTGCAGATCCGTGCGCGCATGGCCGGTCGCTCGGATGTCGAGCTCCTGTCTATTCCCGAGGCTGAACGCCGCAATGCGGCAATGCGCGAGGACCTCTTGAACAGTGCCGATATCGCCATCCTGTGCCTGCCCGACGACGCCTCACGCGAGGCGGTCGCCATGGTGGCCGGCAACAATCGCGTGCGCATCATCGATACCTCGACCGCCCATCGCATCGCCCCCGACTGGGCCTATGGCTTTGCCGAGATGGACAACGCACAGCCCGAGAAGATCCGCGGCGCGCGCCATGTCGCCAATCCCGGCTGCTACCCGACCGGGGCCATCGGCGTCGTCCGCCCCCTGCGCCAGGCGGGCATCCTGCCCGACGGCTACCCGATCACCGTCAATGCGGTCTCCGGCTATACCGGCGGCGGCAAGCAGATGATCGCGCAGATGGAGGACAAGCAGCATCCCGATCACATCAGCGCGCCGCACTTCCTTTACGGCCTCCCCTTGAAGCACAAACACGTGCCGGAAATGAAGATGCACGGCCTGCTCGAACGCGCCCCGGTCTTTTCGCCCTCCGTCGGGAACTTCCCGCAGGGCATGATCGTGCAGGTTCCGCTCTATCTTGAGGAGCTCGCGGCCGGCGCGACGCTCGAAAGCATCCATGCCGCGCTCGTCGAGCACTATGCCGGTCAGTCGATCGTCGAAGTCGTTCCGCTTGAAGAGAGCGCCAAACTGCCTCGAATCGACGCCACCGAGCTTGCCGGGAAGGATACGATGAAGCTCTTCGTCTTCGGTACGAGCGGCGGCGCGCATGTGAATCTCGTCGCCCTGCTCGACAATCTCGGCAAGGGCGCGTCGGGGGCAGCCGTCCAGAATATGGACCTGATGCTCTCGGCCTGA
- a CDS encoding cupin domain-containing protein gives MSHMLRFDPVAVEAETGAPAPDRLISGTPEFRTWNLEEAPGGLYAGVWESTPGKWRIVYDEWEYFHILSGYSIVTEEGCEAVHLRPGDRMVLRPGFKGTWEVVETTRKDYVIRL, from the coding sequence ATGAGCCACATGCTCAGATTTGATCCCGTCGCGGTCGAAGCGGAGACCGGCGCTCCGGCGCCCGACCGGCTGATTTCCGGCACGCCTGAATTCCGCACCTGGAACCTCGAGGAAGCCCCCGGCGGGCTTTATGCCGGCGTCTGGGAATCGACACCGGGAAAATGGCGGATCGTCTATGACGAATGGGAGTATTTCCACATTCTCTCCGGCTATTCGATCGTGACCGAGGAAGGATGCGAGGCCGTTCATCTGCGGCCTGGCGACCGCATGGTTCTGCGGCCCGGCTTCAAGGGAACATGGGAAGTCGTCGAAACGACCCGCAAGGACTACGTCATCCGGCTTTAG
- the speB gene encoding agmatinase produces the protein MANRTIDHAITAGSLKSAASDPTHAGVLSFMRRKYTKDLEGIDAVVWGVPFDAATSNRPGARFGPQAIRRASAIFDNDPQYPFQRDLFADMATIDYGDCLLDYGNHGETPATIEREAATILKSGAYLLTLGGDHFVTYPILKAHAALHGPLALVQFDAHQDTWPDEKGRIDHGSFVGRAASEGLIDVERSIQIGIRTHAPEDCGIRILYGYEVEEMRAEEIADVIVRHVGSHPAYLTFDIDCLDPAFAPGTGTPVAGGPSSAKILSILHKLGALHVAGSDVVEVAPAYDHADMTAIAGSTIAMYMLGLRAEWLAERRG, from the coding sequence ATGGCAAACAGGACAATCGACCACGCAATCACCGCAGGGTCACTGAAATCGGCCGCGTCCGATCCGACGCATGCAGGCGTCCTCTCCTTCATGCGACGCAAATACACGAAGGACCTCGAGGGCATTGACGCCGTCGTCTGGGGTGTTCCCTTCGATGCCGCCACATCGAACCGGCCCGGTGCCCGTTTCGGACCGCAGGCGATCCGCCGGGCGTCGGCGATCTTCGACAATGATCCGCAATATCCTTTCCAGCGCGATCTCTTCGCGGACATGGCGACGATCGACTATGGCGACTGCCTGCTCGATTATGGCAATCATGGGGAGACGCCCGCGACGATCGAGCGCGAGGCTGCGACGATCCTGAAATCGGGTGCCTATCTGCTGACGCTCGGCGGCGACCATTTCGTCACCTACCCGATCCTCAAGGCTCACGCGGCGCTTCACGGACCGCTCGCCCTCGTGCAGTTCGACGCCCATCAGGATACCTGGCCCGACGAAAAAGGACGTATCGATCACGGCTCCTTCGTCGGCCGCGCGGCGTCAGAAGGGCTGATCGACGTGGAGCGCTCGATCCAGATCGGCATCCGCACGCACGCCCCCGAAGACTGCGGCATCCGCATTCTCTACGGCTATGAGGTGGAGGAGATGCGCGCGGAGGAAATCGCCGACGTGATCGTCCGGCATGTCGGCAGCCATCCGGCCTACCTCACCTTCGATATCGACTGCCTCGATCCGGCCTTCGCACCCGGTACCGGCACCCCGGTTGCCGGCGGCCCTTCAAGCGCGAAGATCCTCTCCATCCTGCATAAACTCGGCGCGCTCCATGTCGCCGGCAGTGACGTCGTCGAAGTGGCGCCCGCCTATGACCACGCGGATATGACCGCCATTGCTGGCTCGACCATCGCCATGTATATGCTGGGCCTGCGCGCCGAATGGCTCGCGGAACGACGCGGCTGA
- the rplM gene encoding 50S ribosomal protein L13 encodes MATFVQKPAEVEKKWILIDAEGLVVGRLATIIANRLRGKHKATFTPHVDDGDNVIVINAEKVALTGKKYSDKKYYWHTGYPGGIKERTARQIIEGRFPERVIEKAVERMVPRGPLGRRQMKNLRVYAGANHPHEAQQPTVLEVAKLNNKNTRSA; translated from the coding sequence ATGGCAACCTTCGTTCAGAAGCCTGCAGAGGTGGAGAAGAAGTGGATCCTCATCGACGCCGAAGGGCTCGTTGTCGGCCGCCTCGCCACCATTATCGCAAACCGCCTGCGCGGCAAGCATAAGGCCACCTTCACCCCCCATGTCGACGACGGCGACAACGTCATCGTCATCAATGCCGAAAAGGTCGCCCTGACCGGCAAGAAGTACTCCGACAAGAAGTACTACTGGCACACCGGCTATCCGGGTGGCATCAAGGAGCGTACTGCTCGCCAGATCATCGAAGGCCGCTTCCCCGAGCGCGTCATCGAAAAGGCGGTCGAGCGCATGGTTCCGCGCGGCCCGCTCGGCCGTCGCCAGATGAAGAACCTGCGCGTCTATGCAGGCGCGAACCACCCGCATGAAGCACAGCAGCCGACCGTTCTCGAGGTCGCCAAGCTGAACAACAAGAACACAAGGAGCGCCTGA
- a CDS encoding CoA-binding protein: MNHDFYPDGYLADILRETKTIALVGASPKPERPSHRVMAFLLRKGYRVIPVNPGQAGRTILDQPVVARLADIAAPIDMVDVFRAPAALPGLVDEILALSRLPKAIWGQLSVRDDEAAAKAEAAGIKVVMDRCPAIEYPRLIG, encoded by the coding sequence ATGAATCACGATTTTTATCCGGATGGTTACCTCGCCGATATCCTGCGCGAGACGAAGACCATCGCCCTCGTAGGCGCCTCGCCGAAGCCCGAAAGGCCGAGCCATCGGGTAATGGCCTTTCTTCTGCGCAAGGGATACCGCGTCATCCCGGTCAATCCCGGCCAAGCGGGAAGGACTATTCTCGACCAGCCGGTCGTGGCGAGGCTCGCCGACATTGCAGCGCCGATCGACATGGTTGACGTCTTCCGCGCCCCGGCGGCTTTGCCGGGGCTCGTCGACGAAATCCTGGCTCTCTCCCGTTTGCCCAAGGCGATCTGGGGGCAATTGTCGGTGCGCGACGACGAAGCCGCCGCCAAGGCCGAGGCCGCGGGCATCAAAGTCGTGATGGATCGCTGCCCGGCCATCGAATATCCGCGCCTGATCGGTTGA
- a CDS encoding EamA family transporter, with product MPLDVIALVLFGALLHATWNALVKAGAEKSLDAAMVALGAAAVALPLLPFLPLPRQEAWPFILVSAIFQFAYFQLVAASYRAGEIGLVYPLMRGTAPLIVAAASSIVVGEHLTGGALAGILTISAGVLTLALESRKGGRHAIALALLNACVIASYTFVDGIGARLSGNAISYTLWIAPLPPVLLFAWAFMTRGAKPVLRHVRHHWWRGLMGGAGSLGSYGLALWAMTRAPVATVAALRETAILFAVVISVVFLKERVSIWRIAAACVIALGALLLRLA from the coding sequence TTGCCGCTCGACGTCATCGCGCTCGTGCTCTTCGGGGCGCTTCTGCACGCAACCTGGAACGCACTCGTCAAAGCCGGCGCGGAAAAGTCGCTGGACGCCGCCATGGTGGCACTGGGCGCCGCCGCCGTAGCTCTGCCCTTGCTCCCCTTCCTGCCCTTGCCGCGGCAGGAGGCATGGCCCTTCATCCTGGTCTCGGCAATCTTCCAGTTCGCCTATTTCCAACTGGTGGCCGCCTCCTATCGCGCCGGCGAAATCGGCCTCGTCTACCCGCTGATGCGCGGCACTGCGCCGCTCATCGTCGCGGCCGCGAGCAGCATCGTCGTCGGCGAGCATCTGACCGGCGGCGCGCTCGCCGGTATCCTGACGATCTCGGCGGGAGTGCTCACGCTCGCGCTGGAATCGCGCAAGGGCGGCCGGCACGCGATCGCGCTCGCGCTTCTGAATGCCTGCGTGATTGCAAGCTACACCTTCGTCGACGGTATCGGCGCGCGTCTTTCCGGCAATGCCATCTCCTATACGCTCTGGATTGCACCGCTGCCGCCGGTCCTGCTCTTCGCCTGGGCCTTCATGACGCGCGGCGCCAAGCCCGTTCTGCGCCATGTCCGTCACCATTGGTGGCGCGGTCTTATGGGTGGCGCCGGATCACTTGGCTCCTATGGGCTGGCACTCTGGGCGATGACCAGGGCTCCGGTTGCGACCGTCGCGGCGTTGCGGGAGACCGCCATCCTCTTTGCCGTGGTGATCTCCGTCGTGTTCCTGAAGGAACGCGTCAGCATCTGGCGCATCGCCGCGGCCTGCGTGATAGCTCTCGGCGCGTTGCTGCTCAGGCTCGCTTAG
- a CDS encoding TRAP transporter small permease produces the protein MILRILDRLEEILISVLMALAVALIFVAVLHRFSIGFAADIVGFARTNDMPALMDFARSFFKTVNAIKLTWAQEACIYLFVWMAKFGAAYGVRVGIHVGVDILVERLTGATRRLVTIVAMSGGVLFTAIITWIGSDFVYHVAKGGQISPDLEIQMWLVYLAVPLGSALMCFRFIQALWLYVTTGFIAHHDHGAVEGLEEEAEDLSKGAHA, from the coding sequence ATGATTCTGCGCATCCTCGACCGCCTCGAAGAAATTCTGATCTCCGTGCTCATGGCTCTGGCCGTGGCGCTGATCTTCGTCGCGGTCCTGCACCGTTTTTCAATCGGATTTGCAGCCGACATCGTCGGTTTCGCCCGCACCAACGACATGCCCGCCCTCATGGACTTCGCCCGCTCGTTCTTCAAGACGGTGAACGCGATCAAGCTCACCTGGGCGCAGGAGGCTTGCATCTACCTCTTCGTCTGGATGGCCAAGTTCGGCGCGGCCTACGGCGTGCGGGTCGGCATCCACGTCGGCGTCGATATCCTTGTCGAGCGTCTCACGGGGGCGACGCGCCGGCTCGTTACCATAGTCGCCATGTCAGGCGGCGTTCTGTTCACCGCAATCATCACCTGGATCGGTAGCGACTTCGTCTATCACGTCGCAAAGGGTGGTCAGATTTCGCCGGACCTCGAAATCCAGATGTGGCTCGTCTATCTCGCGGTTCCGCTTGGGTCGGCACTGATGTGCTTTCGTTTCATCCAGGCGCTCTGGCTCTACGTCACCACGGGCTTCATCGCGCATCATGACCATGGTGCCGTGGAAGGACTGGAAGAAGAAGCCGAGGATCTTTCCAAGGGAGCTCATGCATGA
- a CDS encoding enoyl-CoA hydratase — protein MADVVAFRKEEPGGLLLREANGPVLRLTLNNPPANALSLALLEALAAEFDAVASSKDVKVIVIAASGKVFSAGHDLKELTLHRADEDGGRAFFERAVRLAADIMVKITSLPQAVIAEIDGLATAAGCQLVASCDLAICTDSSTFCTPGVNIGLFCSTPMVALTRAARRKQAFEMLLTGETIDASTAKDFGIVNRIVPQQYLRQVVDKYASVIASKSPQALKIGKEAFYRQAEMSMADAYDYAIGVMVENLLARDAEEGIGAFLGKRMPEWKED, from the coding sequence ATGGCTGATGTCGTTGCATTCAGGAAGGAAGAGCCGGGCGGCCTGCTTTTGCGGGAGGCAAACGGCCCCGTGCTGCGGCTGACCTTGAACAACCCTCCGGCCAATGCTCTCTCGCTCGCGCTTCTCGAGGCGCTGGCGGCGGAATTCGATGCCGTCGCATCGTCGAAAGATGTCAAGGTCATCGTGATCGCCGCTTCGGGCAAGGTCTTTTCCGCGGGTCACGATCTGAAGGAATTGACGCTTCATCGCGCAGATGAGGATGGTGGCCGGGCTTTTTTCGAGCGCGCCGTCCGCCTTGCGGCCGATATCATGGTGAAGATCACCAGCCTGCCGCAGGCGGTCATAGCCGAGATCGACGGGCTTGCCACCGCGGCGGGCTGCCAGCTCGTTGCGAGCTGTGATCTTGCGATCTGCACCGACAGTTCGACGTTCTGCACGCCAGGCGTCAACATTGGCCTCTTCTGCTCGACGCCGATGGTGGCGCTCACGCGCGCGGCGCGCCGCAAGCAGGCGTTTGAGATGCTGCTCACGGGCGAGACCATCGATGCGTCCACCGCCAAGGACTTCGGCATCGTCAACCGCATCGTGCCGCAGCAATATCTGCGCCAGGTGGTCGACAAATATGCCTCGGTTATCGCCTCCAAATCGCCACAGGCGCTGAAGATCGGCAAGGAGGCTTTCTATCGACAGGCGGAGATGTCCATGGCCGACGCCTACGACTATGCAATCGGCGTCATGGTCGAGAACTTGCTTGCACGGGATGCGGAGGAGGGGATCGGCGCCTTTCTCGGCAAGCGCATGCCCGAGTGGAAGGAAGACTAG